A single window of Sphaerodactylus townsendi isolate TG3544 linkage group LG03, MPM_Stown_v2.3, whole genome shotgun sequence DNA harbors:
- the LOC125428155 gene encoding host cell factor 1-like — MAAASPMAPSGVSPTGGGGTPGLLQPRWKRMVGWSGPVPRPRHGHRAVAIKELIVVFGGGNEGIVDELHVYNTATNQWFIPAVRGDIPPGCAAYGFVCDGTRLLVFGGMVEYGKYSNDLYELQVSGWW, encoded by the exons ATGGCAGCGGCCTCGCCTATGGCCCCGAGTGGGGTCTCCCCAACAGGTGGGGGAGGCACCCCCGGGCTGCTGCAGCCCCGCTGGAAGCGGATGGTGGGCTGGTCGGGCCCCGTGCCTCGGCCCCGCCACGGCCACCGGGCTGTGGCCATCAAGGAGCTGATCGTGGTCTTCGGAGGGGGCAACGAGGGCATCGTGGACGAGTTGCACGTCTATAACACAG CTACAAACCAGTGGTTCATCCCAGCCGTGCGGGGAGACATCCCGCCTGGTTGTGCCGCTTATGGGTTTGTTTGTGATGGGACTCGCTTGCTGGTGTTCGGTGGAATGGTGGAATACGGCAAGTACAGCAACGACCTCTATGAGCTCCAGGTGAGTGGCTGGTGGTGA
- the TMEM187 gene encoding transmembrane protein 187 — MKPEVGAPVWHVAAGLAVCSGAVASGAFDSVHTEVGYKYYAEPTVLGLPAVVAMPANCLVNVAYMLLGWHWLSSSGGPRGPARYLREVFALMALAYGPVQWVRLWTQSHRAAVLDQWATLLIFAWAAVWCHFLEHGWQPNTFFAMETVSLASYGLAVLHPQGFELALGAHIVIVVWKVLQVQHHLGDATSMGIVVLGMISCLGFVCLKLWDHELAHWTPFSRLTGHFWSKICDVLQFHCAFLFCSRLSKQCAQ; from the coding sequence ATGAAACCCGAAGTCGGAGCCCCGGTCTGGCACGTGGCCGCAGGGCTGGCTGTTTGCTCCGGAGCGGTGGCCTCGGGGGCTTTCGACAGCGTTCATACGGAAGTTGGGTACAAGTATTACGCCGAACCCACCGTGCTAGGCTTACCCGCTGTAGTCGCCATGCCTGCCAACTGTTTAGTCAACGTGGCCTATATGCTTCTGGGCTGGCACTGGCTCTCTTCTTCGGGCGGCCCGAGAGGGCCGGCACGCTACCTCCGGGAAGTCTTTGCCCTCATGGCCCTGGCCTACGGGCCGGTGCAGTGGGTCCGGCTTTGGACACAGTCTCATCGGGCAGCTGTCTTAGACCAGTGGGCGACCTTGTTAATTTTTGCGTGGGCGGCTGTCTGGTGCCACTTCCTGGAGCACGGCTGGCAGCCCAACACCTTCTTTGCTATGGAAACCGTTTCGCTGGCAAGTTACGGCCTGGCTGTTCTTCACCCCCAAGGGTTCGAGCTGGCATTGGGCGCACATATAGTCATCGTGGTTTGGAAAGTACTCCAGGTGCAACATCATTTGGGCGACGCCACATCCATGGGCATCGTGGTGCTGGGAATGATCTCTTGCCTAGGTTTTGTGTGTCTCAAGCTATGGGACCACGAGCTGGCCCACTGGACCCCTTTCTCCCGGCTCACTGGCCACTTTTGGTCCAAGATCTGTGACGTGCTACAATTCCACTGTGCTTTCCTCTTCTGCTCCAGACTGAGCAAACAATGTGCTCAGTGA